One Streptomyces sp. CNQ-509 DNA window includes the following coding sequences:
- the typA gene encoding translational GTPase TypA: MPTRQDIRNVAIVAHVDHGKTTLVDAMLKQAGAFAEHQLQSVDDRVMDTGDLEREKGITILAKNTAVKYHPKSGDPVVINIIDTPGHADFGGEVERGLSMVDAVVLLVDASEGPLPQTRFVLRKALQARLPVILCINKTDRPDSRISEVVDDTYDLFLDLDADEEQIEFPIVYACARDGVASLTQPEDGTVPADSDSLEPFFSTILDYVPAPAYDEGAPLQAHVTNLDADNFLGRIALLRVEQGELKKGQTVAWIKRDGTVQNVRITELMMTDALTRRPAQLAGPGDICAVAGITDIMIGETLADPENPVALPLITVDEPAISMTIGTNTSPLVGKGVGGGKSKGHKVTARLVKDRLDRELVGNVSLRVLPTERPDAWEVQGRGELALAILVETMRREGFELTVGKPEVVTKEIDGKVHEPVERMTIDAPEEHLGAITQLLAARRGRMETMTNHGSGWVRMEFVVPSRGLIGFRTEFLTQTRGTGIAHSIFEGHEPWFGELRTRSSGSLVADRTGAVTAFAMTNLQERGTLFVEPGTEVYEGMIVGENSRSDDMDVNITKEKKLSNVRSSTADIAESIVPPRKLSLEQSLEFCRDGECVEVTPDTVRIRKVVLDGRERARAASRAKHA; encoded by the coding sequence ATGCCGACGCGCCAGGACATTCGCAACGTCGCCATCGTCGCCCACGTGGACCACGGCAAGACCACCCTGGTCGACGCCATGCTCAAGCAGGCCGGCGCCTTCGCCGAGCACCAGCTCCAGTCCGTCGACGACCGGGTCATGGACACCGGGGACCTGGAGCGCGAGAAGGGCATCACCATTCTCGCCAAGAACACCGCGGTGAAATACCACCCCAAGAGCGGCGACCCGGTGGTGATCAACATCATCGACACCCCCGGTCACGCCGACTTCGGCGGCGAGGTCGAGCGCGGTCTTTCCATGGTCGACGCCGTCGTGCTGCTGGTCGACGCCTCCGAGGGGCCGCTGCCGCAGACCCGGTTCGTGCTGCGCAAGGCGCTCCAGGCGCGGCTGCCGGTGATCCTGTGCATCAACAAGACGGACCGGCCCGACTCGCGGATCTCCGAGGTCGTGGACGACACGTACGACCTCTTCCTCGACCTCGACGCCGACGAGGAGCAGATCGAGTTCCCGATCGTCTACGCCTGCGCCCGCGACGGCGTCGCCTCGCTCACCCAGCCGGAGGACGGCACGGTGCCGGCGGACAGCGACAGCCTGGAGCCGTTCTTCTCCACGATCCTGGACTACGTCCCGGCCCCGGCGTACGACGAGGGCGCGCCGCTCCAGGCGCACGTGACCAACCTCGACGCCGACAACTTCCTCGGCCGCATCGCGCTGCTCCGCGTGGAGCAGGGCGAGCTGAAGAAGGGGCAGACCGTCGCGTGGATCAAGCGCGACGGCACCGTGCAGAACGTGCGGATCACCGAGCTGATGATGACCGACGCGCTCACCCGCCGCCCCGCGCAGCTCGCCGGGCCCGGGGACATCTGCGCGGTCGCCGGCATCACCGACATCATGATCGGCGAGACCCTCGCGGACCCGGAGAACCCGGTCGCGCTGCCGCTGATCACCGTGGACGAGCCAGCGATCTCCATGACCATCGGGACGAACACCTCCCCGCTGGTCGGCAAGGGAGTCGGCGGCGGGAAGAGCAAGGGCCACAAGGTCACCGCCCGGCTGGTCAAGGACCGCCTCGACCGCGAACTCGTCGGCAACGTGTCGCTGCGCGTGCTTCCCACCGAGCGGCCCGACGCCTGGGAGGTGCAGGGCCGCGGCGAGCTGGCGCTGGCGATCCTGGTGGAGACGATGCGCCGGGAGGGCTTCGAGCTGACCGTCGGCAAGCCCGAGGTGGTCACCAAGGAGATCGACGGCAAGGTCCACGAGCCGGTCGAGCGGATGACGATCGACGCACCCGAGGAGCACCTGGGCGCGATCACGCAGCTCCTCGCCGCCCGCAGGGGCCGGATGGAGACGATGACGAACCACGGGTCCGGCTGGGTCCGCATGGAGTTCGTCGTGCCCTCGCGCGGGCTCATCGGCTTCCGTACGGAGTTCCTCACGCAGACCCGCGGCACGGGCATCGCGCACTCGATCTTCGAGGGGCACGAGCCGTGGTTCGGCGAGCTGCGGACGCGCAGCAGCGGGTCGCTGGTCGCGGACCGGACGGGCGCGGTGACGGCGTTCGCGATGACGAACCTCCAGGAGCGCGGGACGCTCTTCGTCGAGCCGGGCACCGAGGTGTACGAGGGCATGATCGTCGGGGAGAACTCCCGCTCCGATGACATGGACGTCAACATCACCAAGGAGAAGAAGCTCAGCAACGTCCGGTCGTCGACGGCCGACATCGCCGAGTCGATCGTGCCGCCGCGGAAGCTGTCGCTGGAGCAGTCGCTGGA